The Methylomonas koyamae genome has a segment encoding these proteins:
- a CDS encoding transglycosylase SLT domain-containing protein — MNLNRLAPMALLLALIAGPTAADQPTPANLAQIRQTAADFEHGRIVKQDYRQAFDMYCKAALQGDAESAYSIGFMYFNGRGVARSLALASHWFKQAADRGDAHAQKMLARFADAIPSSDPACLPPPVEPEIKLVAAPNPNRELVESWVKQIAPVYSIDPALVMAVIQAESAFNPSALSNKNAQGLMQLIPATAERFGVKDSFNPIQNIKGGTAYLHWLLRHFEGKVDLVLAAYNAGEGAVERYQGIPPYQETRNYVKQILASYQKPTHPVPPEALQTKLTIEQKT; from the coding sequence ATGAACTTGAACCGCCTCGCCCCGATGGCATTGTTGCTGGCCTTGATTGCCGGCCCCACTGCCGCCGACCAGCCGACTCCGGCCAATCTGGCCCAAATCCGCCAAACCGCAGCCGATTTCGAACACGGCCGCATCGTTAAACAAGACTACCGCCAAGCCTTCGACATGTATTGCAAGGCCGCACTGCAAGGCGACGCCGAGTCGGCTTACAGTATCGGCTTCATGTATTTCAACGGCCGCGGCGTCGCCCGCAGCCTGGCCCTGGCCAGCCACTGGTTTAAACAAGCCGCCGACCGCGGCGATGCCCACGCCCAAAAAATGCTGGCCCGCTTCGCCGACGCCATCCCGAGCAGCGATCCTGCCTGCCTGCCGCCGCCGGTGGAACCCGAAATCAAACTGGTCGCCGCACCAAATCCGAACCGGGAGCTGGTGGAAAGCTGGGTCAAGCAAATCGCCCCGGTCTACAGCATCGACCCGGCTTTGGTCATGGCGGTGATTCAAGCCGAATCGGCCTTCAACCCCAGTGCCTTATCCAATAAAAACGCTCAAGGCCTGATGCAACTGATTCCGGCCACCGCCGAACGTTTCGGCGTCAAAGACAGCTTCAATCCGATTCAAAACATCAAAGGCGGCACCGCCTATCTGCATTGGCTGTTACGCCATTTCGAAGGCAAAGTCGATCTAGTCTTGGCCGCCTACAATGCCGGCGAGGGCGCCGTCGAGCGCTACCAGGGCATACCGCCTTACCAGGAAACCCGTAACTACGTGAAGCAAATCCTGGCTTCCTACCAAAAACCAACGCATCCAGTGCCGCCGGAAGCGTTGCAAACCAAACTGACCATCGAACAAAAAACCTGA